The following proteins are encoded in a genomic region of Arvicanthis niloticus isolate mArvNil1 chromosome 21, mArvNil1.pat.X, whole genome shotgun sequence:
- the Higd1a gene encoding HIG1 domain family member 1A, mitochondrial has product MSTNTDLSLSSYDEGQGSKFIRKAKETPFVPIGMAGFAAIVAYGLYKLKSRGNTKMSIHLIHMRVAAQGFVVGAMTLGMGYSMYKEFWAKPKP; this is encoded by the exons ATGTCAACCAACACagacctttctctctcttcatacGATGAAGGTCAGGGGTCTAAGTTTATTCGGAAAGCTAAGGAGACGCCATTTGTCCCCATTG GAATGGCAGGCTTTGCGGCAATTGTTGCTTATGGGTTATACAAACTGAAGAGCAGGGGAAATACGAAGATGTCCATTCACTTGATCCACATGCGTGTAGCAGCCCAGGGCTTTGTTGTTGGGGCCATGACTCTTG gtATGGGCTATTCCATGTATAAAGAATTCTGGGCCAAGCCTAAGCCTTAG